The following proteins are encoded in a genomic region of Debaryomyces hansenii CBS767 chromosome G complete sequence:
- a CDS encoding DEHA2G00880p (weakly similar to uniprot|P38842 Saccharomyces cerevisiae YHR140W Hypothetical ORF hypotheteical start) has translation MPSNKSLASRVAWNLWALYFCGTGLIESILLPLPAHLIKGGVWQFLTNTSLLVTCLCMLCIISTSVGKAFKIKYGAIRRTVNDLENLCCNLEFIVTVTYWSIILFCPDMLNGKSFAVSWTLDFKIHLLPYVFLLVDILLFRNNQDVSSTGFAESFGVSVIFLGLYWSSIEISTSVLNDDGLAKFPYPFLNNDNFMQRTGWLLVFMGLGLINHISLNYSMKLVTRTKRHIE, from the coding sequence ATGCCTTCGAATAAGAGCTTAGCTTCAAGGGTAGCTTGGAACTTATGGGCCTTATATTTCTGTGGAACTGGATTGATCGAATCAATTTTGTTACCACTACCTGCCCACTTGATTAAAGGTGGAGTTTGGCAATTTTTAACAAATACTTCACTATTGGTAACATGCTTATGTATGCTTTGTATCATTTCTACCAGCGTAGGGAAagcattcaaaattaaatatgGAGCAATTAGGAGGACCGTTAatgatcttgaaaatttatgTTGCaatttagaatttattGTAACGGTAACATATTggtcaataattttgttcTGTCCTGACATGCTTAATGGCAAATCATTTGCTGTCTCCTGGACATTGGATTTTAAAATTCATCTATTGCCATATGTATTTTTACTTGTAGATATATTACTATTCAGAAATAATCAAGATGTGAGCTCCACGGGCTTTGCCGAATCATTTGGCGTATCGGTAATCTTTTTGGGGTTATATTGGTCTCTGATAGAAATTAGTACTTCAGTGTTAAATGACGACGGATTAGCCAAATTCCCGTACccatttttgaataatgataacttTATGCAGAGGACTGGTTGGTTGTTAGTTTTTATGGGACTTGGATTGATAAATCATATTTCTCttaattattcaatgaaaCTCGTAACTAGGACCAAGCGTCACATAGAATAA
- a CDS encoding DEHA2G00836p (similar to CA2603|IPF5471 Candida albicans IPF5471 of unknown function) yields MVNFFGPPKTQSYYNPHSQIRSHPVLRHGKDKEQEKDEEHEKSNGNTESDSKEGKEHESPSVHTKKGHGHKKGKDEPETETEVNTRLNALLYHTSNETVDLYKSENNSSDLLGRLYYDDYDSDALSSPDPSSPLVSPSGSNTHISDYFNSRLGHNSATSPSIGSALASPSPSPSIGATLMGSQSSSALGSLATPGSRVRPEMKRIKSFERGISFDTSTDNHRKSLTFKVKHPHFRFRRNNKTFLAGFNNGLESLKAIEWLFDEMIVHGDTVIILQVLDEKQHESIDKRQANKALNKIELLNTHFKKVSLVFEVVIGKPQKLLKKAIDEYSPAMMIIGTRHYGDKANSGHSKLFSSKSSMSKHFLECALVPVIIVKPTYNYVELLQQPIESESYFQDWLSEIDISGTYTKDKHKRKTKLNFVSSLSPSSSRSSSYTDMSSLAQAERGRTTTSTKENQPFKKDVEDRGRQSTPSDKEELPKFLLSESRSRSRSRSKSRDFSRIFGRHH; encoded by the coding sequence ATGGTTAATTTTTTTGGGCCTCCGAAGACGCAGAGTTACTATAATCCACATTCGCAGATACGGTCACATCCCGTTTTACGACACGGTAAGGataaagaacaagaaaaagacGAAGAGCATGAAAAGAGCAATGGAAATACAGAATCAGATTCGAAGGAAGGAAAAGAGCACGAATCGCCAAGTGTACATACGAAGAAAGGACATGGGCATAAAAAAGGGAAGGATGAGCCAGAAACAGAAACAGAAGTCAATACTAGACTAAATGCGTTACTCTATCATACAAGCAATGAGACAGTGGATCTATACAAACTGGagaataattcttctgatCTATTGGGAAGATTGTATTACGATGACTACGATTCAGACGCATTGAGTTCCCCAGATCCTTCGAGTCCGTTGGTCTCACCAAGTGGAAGCAACACGCATATATCAGACTACTTCAATTCTAGGCTAGGTCATAATTCAGCGACTTCACCAAGTATTGGGTCTGCGCTAGCATCTCCGTCGCCTTCACCGAGCATCGGGGCAACGCTTATGGGTTCACAATCGTCGTCAGCATTGGGATCATTAGCGACCCCTGGATCTAGGGTTAGACCAGAGATGAAACGAATTAAGTCATTTGAAAGAGGAATCTCCTTCGATACTTCTACGGATAATCATAGAAAATCGTTAACCTTTAAGGTTAAACATCCACACTTTAGgtttagaagaaataacaaGACATTTTTGGCGGGGTTTAACAACGGTTTAGAATCTTTAAAGGCAATTGAGTGGTTATTTGATGAGATGATTGTTCATGGCGATACGGTAATCATTTTGCAAGTTCTTGATGAGAAGCAACATGAATCCATTGATAAGCGACAAGCAAATAAGGCGCTTAACAAAATTGAACTTTTAAATACGCATTTTAAGAAAGTATCGTTAGTATTTGAGGTAGTTATCGGTAAACCACAGAAGCTACTTAAAAAGGCCATCGATGAGTACAGTCCGGCGATGATGATTATAGGCACTCGACATTATGGAGATAAGGCTAATTCTGGCCACTCCAAACTTTTCTCTTCCAAGTCTTCCATGTCTAAACACTTTTTAGAATGTGCATTAGTACCGGTAATTATAGTTAAGCCAACCTACAATTACGTCGAATTGCTTCAGCAACCTATAGAGTCCGAACTGTACTTTCAAGATTGGCTTAGTGAGATTGATATAAGCGGGACCTATACGAAAGACAAGCACAAACGTAAAACGAAATTAAACTTCGTCAGTTCGTTAAGTCCGTCATCCTCCCGATCTAGTTCTTATACTGATATGTCTTCATTAGCTCAAGCTGAGAGAGGAAGAACCACGACATCCACAAAGGAAAACCAGCCTTTTAAAAAGGATGTAGAAGACAGAGGAAGACAGCTGACTCCTTCTGACAAGGAAGAGTTACCCAAGTTCCTATTGAGCGAATCAAGATCCAGATCTAGATCCAGATCCAAATCAAGAGACTTCTCGAGGATATTCGGACGtcatcattaa
- a CDS encoding DEHA2G00814p (similar to CA2604|IPF5469 Candida albicans IPF5469 unknown function), which translates to MLKFGISNRTVRPITLMRYLHAGSVHNKSHNTSYRSSDSTVNSDEIMSENDPWSPTLFNDIVHIRKPNSFRNTPLPSNYRLSYSALYEAPGAKYVAMLKRLSLSFAVLGCYGAKLFYESVQFDDIYAIATLISCTAPAYFVQIKTRDYVTRIFRLYDKEKPQTLENLLADEKLVMEKLNMTGGKTYNELLTITDNKSLKLVHPPRFPLLSPYASWEEVEKESDVKRKYYVVDDIGGLKMDRLWGIVEHNSKVDNGRYIEPEVSADK; encoded by the coding sequence ATGCTTAAATTCGGTATCTCAAATAGGACAGTGAGGCCTATAACGTTGATGCGTTATTTACACGCGGGTAGCGTACACAACAAGAGCCACAACACTAGTTACAGACTGAGCGATTCCACCGTCAACAGTGATGAAATCATGTCAGAAAACGACCCATGGTCACCAACGTTGTTCAACGACATTGTGCATATACGTAAACCGAACTCGTTCAGAAATACACCGCTACCATCGAATTATAGGTTGTCGTACCTGGCATTGTATGAGGCACCGGGAGCCAAGTACGTAGCCATGTTGAAGCGACTCTCGCTAAGCTTTGCTGTGTTGGGATGCTATGGGGCCAAGCTCTTTTACGAATCGGTCCAGTTTGACGATATTTATGCCATTGCAACGTTGATTTCTTGTACTGCACCCGCATATTTTGTGCAAATCAAGACACGGGACTATGTGACAAGAATATTCAGGTTATACGACAAGGAAAAGCCTCAGACGCTTGAAAACTTGTTGGcagatgaaaaattagtcATGGAAAAGTTGAATATGACGGGGGGAAAGACGTACAACGAGCTTTTGACTATCACAGATAACAAGTCGTTGAAACTTGTACACCCCCCACGGTTCCCATTGTTGAGTCCGTATGCATCGTGGGAGGAAGTGGAAAAAGAATCTGACGTGAAGAGGAAATACTATGTCgttgatgatattggtGGGTTGAAAATGGACAGGCTTTGGGGCATTGTCGAGCATAATAGTAAGGTTGATAATGGAAGGTATATTGAGCCAGAAGTGTCTGctgataaataa
- a CDS encoding DEHA2G00858p (similar to uniprot|P38842 Saccharomyces cerevisiae YHR140W Hypothetical ORF), which produces MTQRIVGNPIITFIDFLSIVIGAYGFHSTILTLPLPPHLVDAGHWQFLTNLSLVYSLAVFVVGFIAHITKSERLFSLKNNLHPIGLALESIVSMVYWPLRLFCLRLLVEDTSLYPIPMSADLAIHLMPVISLLIDYLIFMPRWTIKTKTAFGICFALTGAYWCLLEYLVDVENGSSYPYAFLNVPHNGLRALIFVIVGGAAFVQFLIMSKIYYVLVGSPQDSTIEDISKKEI; this is translated from the coding sequence ATGACTCAAAGAATTGTCGGTAACCCTATAATTACTTTTATTGACTTCTTGTCGATTGTTATTGGAGCATATGGATTTCATAGTACCATATTGACTCTACCATTACCACCTCATTTGGTTGATGCTGGACACTGGCAATTTTTAACTAATCTAAGCTTGGTATATTCACTCGCTGTATTCGTTGTTGGGTTTATTGCACATATTACCAAATCTGAAAGGCTCTTCAGtttgaagaataatttaCATCCAATCGGCTTAGCTCTCGAATCGATTGTATCGATGGTGTATTGGCcattaagattattctGTCTTCGCTTGTTAGTTGAAGATACGTCACTTTATCCGATACCTATGTCGGCAGATTTGGCGATTCATTTAATGCCAGTGATctcattattaattgacTATCTTATATTTATGCCGAGATGGACGATAAAGACCAAAACCGCATTTGGTATTTGTTTTGCCCTTACTGGTGCTTATTGGTGCTTGTTGGAATACTTGGTTGATGTCGAGAATGGAAGTTCCTATCCTTATGCATTTTTAAACGTTCCACATAACGGATTGCGTGCTTTGATATTTGTCATAGTAGGTGGTGCAGCATTTGTACAGTTTTTAATTATGTCAAAGATATATTATGTACTCGTGGGAAGCCCACAAGACTCCACCATTGAGGATATCAGtaagaaagaaatttaG